One Pseudochaenichthys georgianus chromosome 4, fPseGeo1.2, whole genome shotgun sequence DNA window includes the following coding sequences:
- the commd2 gene encoding COMM domain-containing protein 2, translating to MLLVLSEEHKEHLSFLPQVDAAVVGEFGRIALEFLRRGTSPKIYEGAARKLGVSVDMVQHGVEGLMFLMTESSKHMISEVDFLDSVLVLGFSEELNQILLQLYLQHHAHIRSILSQLPSNQPAYHNLEWRLDVQLASRAVRQQVVPMLTLRLLLSGVGDGVCARRGKVLQTDPSTLLHLISTLEAALAAMKSSHARRIFRNIK from the exons ATGCTGTTAGTTCTGTCGGAGGAACACAAGGAGCACCTCTCCTTCCTGCCGCAGGTCGACGCCGCAG TGGTTGGGGAGTTCGGTCGCATAGCGCTGGAGTTCTTGAGGAGAGGAACCAGTCCTAAGATCTATGAGGGGGCAGCAA GGAAGCTGGGTGTTTCTGTGGACATGGTGCAGCATGGAGTGGAAGGCCTGATGTTCCTGATGACAGAGAGCTCCAAACACATG ATTTCTGAAGTGGATTTCCTGGACTCTGTGCTGGTCTTGGGTTTCAGTGAGGAGCTAAACCAGATCCTCTTACAG CTCTACCTTCAGCACCACGCTCACATCCGCAGCATCCTGAGTCAGCTGCCCTCCAACCAGCCAGCCTACCACAACCTGGAGTGGAGACTGGATGTACAG TTGGCGAGTCGTGCAGTCCGTCAGCAGGTGGTTCCCATGCTGACGCTGCGTCTGCTCCTGAGTGGGGTTGGTGACGGAGTCTGTGCCCGCAGAGGGAAGGTTCTCCAGACGGACCCCAGCACCCTCCTGCACCTCATCTCCACACTTGAGGCCGCTCTGGCTGCCATGAAATCCAGCCACGCTCGGCGCATATTTCGCAACATTAAATAA